One window of Brevibacterium pigmentatum genomic DNA carries:
- a CDS encoding CaiB/BaiF CoA transferase family protein, with the protein MSEDSAPGPLSGVTVLELGVFIAGPYATMQLADMGARVIKIEPPGGDPMRASGPFVDGESSPFIRLNRNKESIVLDLKSDAGRAGLHSLLAEADVLVENMRPGALTKMGFGYDDLREDHPDLIYASASGWGQDGPLAPLAGLDIMAQARSGLMSITGFPDLPPAKVGVPISDLSTALYVALGIVSALYERRESGQGQYLDVSLFESAVSLAVWEAGGYFGAGTVSRPNGSAHQAQAPYQAIEVGDGFVTIGANTPATWTRFCSAFDLADLEHQPKFAEPALRFANREALIAVIEDRLRRRTIAEVVEEMNRVGVPAAPINDYEQVFTDAHLEERNFFWSSQHPRLGEVTQLGNPMRFSRSQLTHGPAGPSLGADTDRVLAEFAGAAESDGSGPGTTDAGVGTVTEEARS; encoded by the coding sequence ATGAGTGAGGACTCAGCACCAGGACCGCTATCGGGGGTGACGGTGCTCGAGCTCGGCGTGTTCATCGCCGGGCCGTACGCGACGATGCAGCTGGCCGATATGGGCGCCCGCGTCATCAAGATCGAACCGCCGGGCGGCGATCCGATGCGCGCTTCGGGGCCATTCGTCGACGGCGAATCGAGCCCGTTCATCCGGCTCAACCGCAACAAGGAGTCGATCGTCCTCGACCTCAAATCCGACGCAGGAAGAGCCGGCCTGCACTCCCTGCTCGCCGAGGCGGACGTCCTCGTGGAGAACATGCGTCCCGGGGCGCTGACAAAGATGGGCTTCGGATACGACGATCTGCGTGAGGATCATCCCGATCTCATCTACGCCTCCGCCTCGGGCTGGGGACAGGACGGGCCGCTGGCGCCCTTGGCCGGCCTCGACATCATGGCGCAGGCCCGGTCGGGGCTGATGAGCATCACCGGGTTTCCCGATCTGCCGCCGGCGAAGGTCGGGGTGCCGATCTCCGATCTCTCGACCGCCCTCTACGTCGCGCTCGGCATCGTCTCCGCCCTCTATGAGCGTCGAGAGTCCGGGCAGGGCCAGTACCTCGACGTCTCGCTCTTCGAATCGGCCGTGTCCTTGGCGGTGTGGGAGGCCGGCGGGTACTTCGGCGCCGGGACGGTGAGTCGGCCGAACGGTTCGGCCCATCAGGCGCAGGCGCCGTATCAGGCGATCGAGGTCGGCGACGGCTTCGTCACCATCGGCGCGAACACCCCGGCCACCTGGACGCGGTTCTGCTCGGCCTTCGACCTCGCCGATCTCGAGCACCAACCGAAATTCGCCGAGCCCGCGCTGCGGTTCGCCAACCGAGAGGCTCTCATCGCCGTCATCGAGGATCGGCTGCGCAGGCGCACCATCGCCGAGGTGGTCGAGGAGATGAATCGTGTCGGTGTCCCGGCCGCCCCGATCAACGACTACGAGCAGGTCTTCACCGACGCTCACCTTGAGGAACGGAACTTCTTCTGGTCGTCTCAGCACCCCCGCCTCGGCGAGGTCACTCAGCTGGGCAACCCGATGCGCTTCTCACGTTCGCAGTTGACCCACGGTCCGGCCGGACCGTCGCTCGGCGCGGACACCGACCGGGTGCTCGCGGAGTTCGCAGGCGCTGCCGAGTCGGACGGGTCCGGACCGGGCACTACCGATGCCGGAGTCGGCACAGTCACCGAGGAGGCCCGGTCATGA
- a CDS encoding AbgT family transporter, with the protein MTPRTVDADPGINPDNRFYRALSAIERAGNRLPHPFWLFAFLCILLGITSAIMSGLGVSVVLPADGSTARVKNLFSIDGALFAVENALTNYATFPPLAMIVVVLLGVSIAERSGMLTALLRVTVGRLPKAWLTFSIAFASMIAHVMSDSAYLVMIPLGALAFRAAGRSPLLGLMVAYAATAVGFNASPLVTPSDAIRASLSMAASHIVDENYVVTPFATYFFTAASSVILSITIAVVVDKLLARRPEFSPNRLDADFAVSDKLFNTDPTMQAGGSVTLCAEERRGLILSAVVFVIAAVGIALMLMPGSPFRGEGGSIVQSPVLKNIAIFIAVVFGLLGIVYGRITKSIPTLGDVPPAMAEGIRTLAPVLVLFFVVAQFLAYFEWTNIGSVISVNGAELFKQLSAPHLVLLLLIVVAICILNMLITSGSAMWSILAPVLVPLVMYIGMRPESAMVAFMIGDSVTNCLTPLNGYFVLALGYVQHFRKGAGVGTMLSFTLPLAVAVLIVWTTFFVLWYLIGIPLGPGVPVR; encoded by the coding sequence ATGACACCCCGAACCGTCGACGCTGATCCGGGAATCAACCCTGACAACCGCTTCTACCGAGCACTCAGTGCGATCGAACGCGCGGGAAACCGACTACCTCACCCGTTCTGGCTCTTCGCCTTCCTCTGCATACTGCTAGGAATCACAAGTGCGATCATGTCTGGACTCGGAGTCTCCGTAGTCCTGCCGGCCGACGGATCGACAGCGCGGGTCAAGAACCTGTTCTCTATCGACGGCGCCCTCTTCGCCGTCGAGAACGCTCTGACGAACTATGCGACGTTCCCGCCGCTGGCGATGATCGTCGTCGTCCTACTCGGCGTGAGCATCGCCGAGCGCAGCGGAATGCTCACCGCGCTGCTCCGAGTCACGGTCGGACGTCTGCCGAAAGCGTGGCTGACTTTCTCGATCGCCTTCGCTTCGATGATCGCACATGTGATGTCGGATTCCGCCTACCTCGTGATGATCCCGCTCGGCGCACTGGCGTTCAGAGCTGCAGGCCGCAGCCCGCTGCTAGGCCTCATGGTCGCCTATGCGGCCACTGCTGTCGGCTTCAACGCCAGCCCGCTCGTCACACCTTCTGATGCGATCCGCGCGTCCCTATCGATGGCCGCCTCGCACATCGTCGACGAGAACTACGTCGTCACGCCTTTCGCGACCTACTTCTTCACGGCGGCCTCATCGGTGATCCTCTCGATCACGATCGCCGTCGTCGTCGACAAGTTGCTCGCCCGCCGCCCGGAATTCTCTCCGAATCGCTTGGATGCCGACTTCGCTGTCTCCGACAAGCTGTTCAACACCGATCCGACAATGCAGGCGGGCGGCTCGGTGACCCTGTGTGCAGAGGAGCGTCGAGGACTCATCTTGTCAGCCGTCGTCTTCGTAATCGCGGCAGTCGGCATCGCACTCATGCTCATGCCCGGCTCACCGTTCCGCGGTGAGGGCGGCAGCATCGTCCAGTCCCCCGTCCTCAAGAACATCGCGATCTTCATCGCCGTCGTGTTCGGTCTGCTCGGAATCGTCTATGGCCGGATCACGAAGTCGATTCCCACCCTAGGCGATGTGCCGCCTGCGATGGCCGAGGGCATCCGAACACTGGCACCGGTGCTCGTACTGTTCTTCGTCGTCGCGCAGTTCCTCGCCTACTTCGAGTGGACCAATATCGGGTCGGTCATCAGCGTCAATGGTGCTGAGCTATTCAAGCAGCTCAGTGCCCCGCACCTCGTGCTGCTGCTGCTCATCGTTGTCGCCATCTGCATACTCAACATGCTCATCACCAGCGGTTCAGCGATGTGGTCGATTCTCGCACCCGTCCTCGTCCCGCTGGTCATGTACATCGGCATGCGTCCCGAATCGGCAATGGTCGCGTTCATGATCGGCGACTCAGTGACCAACTGCCTCACGCCGCTCAATGGCTACTTCGTTCTCGCCCTCGGATATGTCCAGCATTTCCGCAAAGGGGCCGGTGTCGGAACGATGTTGTCGTTCACCCTTCCGCTGGCCGTCGCGGTGCTCATCGTATGGACGACGTTCTTCGTCCTCTGGTATCTCATCGGGATTCCGCTCGGACCAGGTGTACCTGTGCGTTGA
- a CDS encoding GntR family transcriptional regulator → MADRAYARLKRDIIEARLRPGTVLSDSALAEQYEMSRTPVREAINNLRREGLVVVLPKRGTFVKPLDFGEIHDLYTLRTLVEPEAAVLASQRSTEGELTELEELSALSTDPDVEKLVLNERNSRLHVRIAELSGISLLATTVRAIHEEIERCLNLRRELGRPYKAVNHGRLVDAIMTRDEVVIRSTALSGIERARDHMMSVLTRHSGVAGEGDS, encoded by the coding sequence ATGGCCGATCGGGCCTATGCCCGGTTGAAGAGGGATATCATCGAAGCACGGCTGCGCCCGGGGACGGTTCTGTCGGATTCGGCCCTCGCTGAACAGTACGAGATGAGTCGTACGCCGGTGCGAGAGGCGATCAACAACCTCCGCCGAGAAGGGCTCGTCGTCGTACTTCCGAAGCGGGGAACCTTCGTCAAACCACTTGACTTCGGCGAAATCCACGATCTCTACACTCTGCGGACCCTTGTCGAGCCCGAGGCGGCGGTGCTCGCCTCTCAGAGAAGCACAGAGGGGGAGCTCACCGAGCTCGAGGAGCTCAGCGCACTGAGCACGGACCCTGACGTCGAGAAGCTCGTGCTCAATGAGCGCAACAGCAGGCTCCATGTGCGCATTGCCGAACTTTCCGGCATCTCCCTGCTGGCGACGACGGTGCGGGCGATCCATGAAGAGATCGAACGCTGTCTCAACCTCCGCCGAGAACTCGGTCGTCCCTACAAGGCGGTCAACCACGGCCGTCTGGTCGACGCGATCATGACTCGTGATGAGGTCGTCATCCGCAGCACTGCGCTGAGCGGGATCGAGCGGGCGCGCGACCATATGATGAGTGTGCTCACACGGCACTCAGGAGTCGCCGGAGAGGGCGACTCGTAG
- a CDS encoding enoyl-CoA hydratase, producing the protein MSDQVITEVVGRSLRVTFNRPEARNAMTFEMYQKLAEAAAQVDADPNLRALVLRGAGGRAFVAGTDIAQFRGFTGEDGVAYEQRIDEVLGALAAVDKPVIAVIDGHCVGGGLGIACCADVRIGSAASAFSVPIARTLGNTLSANTLRRLVRAFGEPRTASMLITARKVDAQEALASGFLTSVAEDLDAEAEALIERVVSGAPLTQWAIKENLRRLAAGGPVDDADVVSKVYGSQDFANAVEGFLTKTPVEWEGE; encoded by the coding sequence ATGAGCGATCAAGTGATCACCGAGGTGGTCGGGCGCAGTCTGCGCGTGACGTTCAACCGTCCCGAGGCCCGCAATGCGATGACGTTCGAGATGTATCAGAAGCTCGCCGAGGCGGCCGCCCAGGTCGACGCGGATCCAAATCTGCGTGCCCTCGTCCTTCGCGGAGCCGGAGGCCGAGCCTTCGTCGCCGGCACGGACATCGCGCAGTTCCGCGGGTTCACCGGTGAGGACGGGGTCGCGTACGAGCAGCGCATCGACGAGGTGCTCGGCGCCCTGGCCGCGGTCGACAAACCGGTCATCGCCGTCATCGACGGACACTGCGTGGGCGGAGGTCTGGGCATCGCGTGCTGCGCGGATGTGCGGATCGGATCGGCCGCCTCGGCGTTCTCCGTCCCCATCGCGCGCACCTTGGGCAACACTCTCTCGGCAAACACCCTGCGCCGCTTGGTCCGGGCGTTCGGGGAACCGCGGACGGCGTCGATGCTCATCACCGCGCGGAAGGTCGACGCGCAGGAGGCGCTGGCCTCGGGGTTCCTCACATCAGTCGCCGAGGATCTCGACGCCGAGGCCGAAGCTCTCATCGAACGGGTCGTGTCCGGGGCTCCGCTGACGCAATGGGCGATCAAGGAGAACCTCCGTCGCCTGGCCGCCGGCGGACCCGTCGACGATGCGGATGTCGTCTCAAAGGTCTACGGCAGCCAGGATTTCGCGAACGCCGTCGAAGGTTTCCTCACGAAGACCCCGGTGGAGTGGGAGGGCGAGTAA